TGAAAACCCTGACCCCACCGAACAAGAAATGAACCGAACCGCCGAAATCAGACTGGCCATCCTGCGGGACCTGGCCCATGTCCCCGCCGGACTGCTGCGCCGTGAAGATGACATACGCTGCCGGGTGCAGCTGCAAGTGGTGCCGTCCCCGTCCCGCGCGGAAATTGAAACCGAACTGAAGGAACTGGACGCGCTGCGCCTGATCACGGGCATCTCCAACAAGATCACGGGAGAAATGCGCTGGCGCATTACGGATGCCGGACAAGCTGAACTTAGCAACCAGTAACCCCCCTACACCCATGCGCAAGCCCAGGCCGGACAGCACTATCCACAACTTGCCGGAGGAATTGCGGCAAGCCGTGGACGACGCCCTTGCCGCCAACGCCACCCTGAAGGATGTACAGGCCATTCTGGCGGAGGGAGGCGTGCGGCTGTCCCTGCAAAGCATCAGCGAGTACTACAAGCTGCACCTGCTGCCCCGGATATGGGCGGCGGAAGACCACAATGCCGCCCAGCTTGCCAAAATCAAGCGGGGCAACGTCACGAAGGCCACCCATGCCGCCGTACTGCAAACCTGCTACGAAGTCATTACGCGCCCGGGCAAAAAATCCGCCGCGGATTTGCAACGCCTTTACGGCATGGTGCTGGCCGGACAAAAGGCCCAAATGGAAGCCCAGCGGCTGAAACTGGACATTGACAAATGGCAAATGCTGGCCGCCCAGGCGCTGCTGGACAAGGCCACCAGTCCGGAAGTCCAGGCGATTGTCGGCAGCAACGAAACCAACGAAAGCAAACTGGCCAGGCTGCGCGCCCTGCTGTTTGGCCAGCGGAAAACAGTCACCCCCGAATTTGTAGATGCCCCATCATCCTGACAATTTCCGGGCAGTCAACCTGCTGGCCTTTCAGGACGCCGCGTTCTGCGTGGCTTTCCGCATCTGCTTTTTCATGTGGCGGCGGCAGGGCGGCAAGTCCTACACGATTGCCAGCAAGGCCATCGACCGCATGATTGAAAAGCCCTGGCGGAATTGCTTTTTTGTGAGCGCATCCATTGCGACCGGAAAGGAAATCGTGGAGAAGGAGGCAACCATCTGGCACGACGCCCTGGGCGCCCTGAAGGCTTGCCAGGACAGGCTGGGCAAGCAGCTGGGCGGCAACGTCATCGACACGGGCACCAAAGAACTCTTGAATGTGGATGATCTGGCGGAACTGATGGACAAGCAGGCGGCCCAGGTCAGGATTTACCACACGCGGACGGCGTACAGCCGCACGAAGATCCTCGCTCCCAATCCCGACACGGCCCGGGGCTGGACGGGTGACGTGTTCGGAGATGAAATCGGCTTCTGGCCGGACTTCAAAGGCGTATGGGACGCGGTGGAACCGATCATCTCACGCAACCCGGAATTCCTGTTCTGGCTGTTCAGCACGCCGCCCGCGGACGATACGCATTACACCTACGACCTGCTGAACCCGGGCCTGCGGACATTTGAACCGAACGCCGCCGGGAACTGGTACAAGACGGAACAGGGCTACCCGGTCCACCGTGTGGACGCTCTGGACGCCGAACTGGCCGGGCTGCCGCTCTATGATCCGCTGTCCGGCAAGGTGGTGCCCTACGAAGAATTCAGGGCGCACAGCCTGGACCGCGCGTCGGTGGATCGCAACTATGGCCTGAAGTTTATTCAGGGCGGCACGGCAGCCATCCCGCTGGGCTGGCTGAACCGGGCGCAAAACATGGGCCTGGGCCATTGCACGGGCCTGGACCTGGCCGGGGAGGAGGTGTGCGCATGATCGCGATCCGTGAAGCCATCTCCCCGAACTGGGCGGAATCCCTGTGCGCCGGAAAAGTGTGTTTCGGGCTGGACGTAGCCAGCACGGAGGGCAAGAAGTCCAACCCGTCCAGCCTGACGGCCACGGAATACTGGGACCGCATATATTGGCAGCGGCTGGTGGTCAGGTGGAAGACGGAGCACTACGCCGTCATGCTGGGCATCCTGGAACTGGTCATTGGGGCCGTGCCTCGCGAGCAGCGTGGCGTGCTGGTGGTGGACACCAGCAA
This region of Akkermansia muciniphila genomic DNA includes:
- a CDS encoding terminase large subunit domain-containing protein is translated as MPHHPDNFRAVNLLAFQDAAFCVAFRICFFMWRRQGGKSYTIASKAIDRMIEKPWRNCFFVSASIATGKEIVEKEATIWHDALGALKACQDRLGKQLGGNVIDTGTKELLNVDDLAELMDKQAAQVRIYHTRTAYSRTKILAPNPDTARGWTGDVFGDEIGFWPDFKGVWDAVEPIISRNPEFLFWLFSTPPADDTHYTYDLLNPGLRTFEPNAAGNWYKTEQGYPVHRVDALDAELAGLPLYDPLSGKVVPYEEFRAHSLDRASVDRNYGLKFIQGGTAAIPLGWLNRAQNMGLGHCTGLDLAGEEVCA